The proteins below are encoded in one region of Bremerella sp. P1:
- a CDS encoding flagellar type III secretion system pore protein FliP codes for MHYLRNLAWALIALAVAIQPQLAIAQQATSIPETLIESSLDRPIQNEVEDLSDFVKAGPEHWTSPQGLSSTIQIMVLLTVISLAPALLIMTTSFIRITIVLGLLRQAIGTQQLPPSQVITALAMFMTFMVMHPYWQEVYQESIGPYTRQEVNPETGQPFKLFAEEDPVTGVTGPDEAWERGVKPIRQFMAKQIDIAGNSDDVWMFYEFLPKKTREEIGEPQSYDDVPLQALVPAFMLSELKTAFLIGFQIYLPFLILDIVIASVTISMGMMMLPPVMISLPFKILLFVLVDGWTLIIGMLMQSFAPSL; via the coding sequence ATGCACTATTTGCGAAACCTTGCTTGGGCCTTGATTGCGCTGGCGGTTGCCATCCAGCCGCAACTGGCGATCGCGCAGCAAGCCACTTCCATCCCAGAGACGCTTATCGAGTCGTCACTCGATCGGCCGATCCAGAATGAAGTGGAAGACCTGAGCGATTTCGTCAAGGCGGGTCCCGAGCATTGGACCAGTCCCCAGGGGCTGTCCAGCACGATCCAGATCATGGTGCTGTTGACGGTCATCAGCCTGGCTCCAGCGCTTTTGATCATGACGACCAGTTTTATTCGCATTACGATCGTGCTCGGTCTGTTGCGACAAGCGATCGGCACACAGCAGCTTCCCCCGAGCCAGGTGATCACCGCGCTTGCCATGTTCATGACGTTCATGGTGATGCATCCTTACTGGCAAGAGGTTTACCAGGAAAGCATCGGGCCTTACACGCGTCAGGAAGTGAATCCTGAAACAGGGCAACCGTTTAAGCTGTTTGCCGAGGAAGATCCCGTTACGGGCGTTACCGGTCCAGACGAAGCCTGGGAACGAGGTGTCAAACCGATCCGGCAGTTTATGGCTAAGCAGATCGATATCGCTGGCAACAGCGACGATGTGTGGATGTTCTACGAGTTCCTACCTAAGAAAACACGGGAAGAGATTGGGGAGCCTCAATCGTACGACGACGTGCCACTACAGGCGTTGGTTCCGGCATTCATGCTCAGTGAATTGAAAACAGCATTCCTGATCGGCTTCCAGATTTATCTTCCGTTTCTGATTCTCGACATCGTGATTGCCAGCGTGACGATCTCGATGGGCATGATGATGTTGCCGCCGGTGATGATCTCGCTGCCGTTTAAGATTTTGCTCTTCGTGCTGGTCGATGGTTGGACGTTAATCATCGGCATGTTGATGCAGAGTTTCGCTCCCAGTCTCTAG
- the fliN gene encoding flagellar motor switch protein FliN has product MTDDQMGQDEIEELLRKAQSGEVGASGPAPKQQEDLEALDQNDIEALFQNPGPPASSQPKQQQPAAATATQPTPQASQAATGEGASDMEYLLNQAEAAIASLNSPNENMPAGIAPFTLRDFGGSPASSDKTTIDLVRDVELEVKIELGHADMHLEEVLQMQKGSVVPLDKLAGDPVDIFVNGRLIARGEVLILNDNFCVRITELIVGDSVV; this is encoded by the coding sequence ATGACTGACGATCAAATGGGACAGGACGAGATTGAAGAGCTGCTCCGTAAAGCCCAATCGGGTGAGGTGGGTGCTAGCGGTCCTGCCCCTAAACAACAGGAAGATCTCGAGGCCCTCGACCAGAACGATATTGAAGCCTTGTTTCAAAATCCTGGACCTCCGGCAAGTTCTCAGCCAAAGCAGCAACAGCCTGCCGCTGCCACCGCTACGCAGCCGACGCCGCAAGCGTCTCAGGCAGCTACCGGCGAAGGTGCCTCCGACATGGAGTACCTGCTCAATCAAGCCGAAGCCGCGATCGCTTCGCTGAATTCACCGAACGAAAACATGCCCGCTGGCATCGCTCCGTTCACCCTCCGCGACTTTGGCGGCTCCCCGGCGAGCTCTGATAAGACAACGATCGACCTGGTTCGTGATGTCGAACTCGAGGTGAAGATCGAGCTGGGACACGCGGACATGCACCTGGAAGAAGTCCTGCAGATGCAGAAAGGCTCGGTTGTGCCGCTGGATAAGCTGGCCGGCGATCCGGTCGATATCTTCGTCAACGGACGGCTCATTGCCCGCGGGGAAGTGCTGATTCTCAACGACAACTTCTGCGTGCGTATCACCGAGCTGATCGTGGGTGATTCGGTCGTCTAA
- a CDS encoding flagellar FlbD family protein has protein sequence MIKLTRLGGEPFVLNAELIRYVEANPDTFITLTNGDRIVVQEGTDVVVDRVIEYHQRKNLLPPGFARPDAGEK, from the coding sequence ATGATCAAGTTGACCCGACTCGGTGGCGAGCCGTTCGTCTTAAATGCCGAGTTGATTCGGTACGTAGAAGCCAATCCCGACACGTTTATTACCCTCACCAATGGGGATCGGATTGTCGTTCAAGAGGGAACTGACGTTGTCGTAGATCGCGTAATCGAGTACCACCAACGCAAAAATTTGTTACCCCCAGGATTTGCCCGGCCAGACGCCGGGGAAAAATAG
- a CDS encoding DUF4332 domain-containing protein — MHLLFDILYAAHANGTHHKLAMDALNHLPAENSERRRNIFLKHYEPYLRGSKDPDKKFKDFRNHVLHPSQNYWGGAEKAARKWYDELVEAIRSEKWKEVAYNAGVLSHYYSDPIMPFHTGSSQAENNIHRACEWSISCSYDRLRSTAELRGLPPVRMPSGQNWLEQMVRDGATKSHAHYQTLIDHYNFKLGRRNPPRGLDVACRDVASEMIGYAIHGFAKILNRAFEEAAHEPPYVLLVVETVFATLEMPVQWVTKRMENTEQAELVRQMFREYQKTGKVERNLPEDVRVVRDELEADMNPDEPKEGERPLYEVPELPEVSLASLKLTGTRKSTTFKPEPPKPSIPVEQEKPKPRVSIPIPSFDEDDQPAPKPVAEKPQPTEQYQPLKHVTIRPKAPEPEPEVEDDEIPVKRVQLTQPPIKEEPPKAEPTKVDPPEEEFPPSVSIASKEEPKPEIKPPAAEEPSRERAIEEKKPIQDKPLKFFLNWDDPVVDAPSIGNKTAKRLGAVGIKTVAQLISADAKSVAPRLKAKHITPKLFAEWQAQAVLAYRIPMLRGHDAQLLTACGLETPEDVAQASAKELLEEVSEFAETTNGQRIIRSSDPPDLAEVTNWIAWARQARRSQAA, encoded by the coding sequence CCAACGGCACACACCATAAGCTGGCGATGGATGCGCTGAACCATCTGCCAGCCGAGAACAGCGAACGTCGCCGCAACATCTTCCTGAAGCACTACGAGCCCTACCTGCGTGGCTCGAAGGACCCCGACAAGAAGTTCAAGGACTTCCGCAATCATGTCCTGCACCCTTCCCAAAACTACTGGGGCGGAGCCGAGAAAGCGGCCAGAAAGTGGTACGACGAACTGGTCGAGGCGATCCGCTCGGAAAAGTGGAAAGAGGTCGCATACAACGCTGGCGTGCTGAGCCACTACTATAGCGACCCGATCATGCCTTTTCACACAGGCAGTTCCCAGGCCGAGAACAACATCCACCGAGCATGTGAATGGAGCATCAGTTGTTCCTACGATCGCTTGCGATCCACGGCCGAACTTCGTGGACTGCCGCCGGTACGAATGCCCAGTGGCCAGAATTGGCTGGAACAAATGGTTCGCGATGGAGCGACTAAGTCGCACGCGCACTACCAGACATTGATCGACCACTACAACTTCAAGCTCGGCCGTCGTAATCCACCACGTGGGCTCGACGTTGCCTGCCGCGATGTGGCTTCCGAGATGATCGGCTACGCGATCCATGGTTTCGCCAAGATCTTGAATCGCGCCTTCGAGGAAGCGGCCCACGAACCGCCTTACGTGCTGCTGGTCGTCGAGACCGTTTTCGCCACGCTCGAGATGCCTGTGCAGTGGGTCACCAAGCGAATGGAAAACACCGAGCAGGCCGAACTCGTGCGGCAGATGTTCCGCGAGTACCAGAAGACAGGCAAAGTCGAACGCAACCTGCCGGAAGACGTGCGCGTTGTTCGTGACGAGTTGGAAGCCGACATGAATCCGGACGAACCCAAGGAAGGGGAACGTCCACTTTACGAGGTGCCGGAACTACCGGAGGTAAGCCTCGCTAGTCTCAAGCTGACAGGCACCCGCAAGTCGACAACATTCAAGCCAGAACCGCCGAAGCCGAGCATTCCGGTCGAACAGGAGAAGCCGAAGCCCCGCGTTTCAATTCCGATCCCTTCCTTTGACGAAGATGACCAGCCAGCACCGAAGCCGGTCGCCGAGAAGCCACAGCCAACCGAACAATATCAACCGCTCAAACACGTAACGATTCGCCCCAAGGCTCCCGAACCGGAGCCGGAGGTCGAAGATGATGAAATACCTGTCAAACGCGTTCAACTAACGCAGCCCCCGATCAAGGAAGAACCACCCAAGGCTGAACCGACTAAGGTCGATCCGCCTGAAGAAGAGTTCCCACCTTCAGTTTCCATCGCGTCCAAAGAAGAGCCTAAGCCGGAAATCAAACCGCCGGCCGCCGAAGAGCCATCGCGTGAACGTGCAATCGAAGAAAAGAAGCCGATCCAAGACAAGCCGCTGAAGTTCTTTTTGAACTGGGATGATCCGGTTGTCGATGCACCTTCGATCGGCAATAAGACGGCAAAGCGTCTGGGTGCTGTAGGCATCAAGACAGTCGCTCAATTGATTTCAGCCGATGCCAAGTCGGTCGCCCCCAGACTCAAGGCCAAGCACATCACGCCCAAACTATTTGCCGAGTGGCAGGCTCAGGCCGTGTTAGCCTATCGCATTCCCATGCTCCGTGGCCACGACGCTCAGTTGTTGACCGCATGTGGTTTGGAAACACCAGAGGACGTGGCACAAGCTTCGGCGAAAGAACTCCTCGAAGAAGTTTCTGAATTTGCTGAGACGACCAATGGCCAGCGAATCATCCGTAGCAGTGATCCACCTGACTTGGCCGAAGTGACCAATTGGATCGCCTGGGCTCGCCAAGCGCGACGCTCCCAAGCGGCTTAG
- the flhB gene encoding flagellar biosynthesis protein FlhB, producing the protein MADQEKTEEATQHRREQAREKGQVPKSQDLVSAVMLAVALGSLMFFGRDLVDFLGQLTRDELGSVPPLNPSDLWATNHTATVFWRLAMVMLPILAVLFLAAVGINMMQSGVMFLPDKLGFDWNRVNPASGIQRMLSLTNLMKLIFGIGKVLIISIVAGVTLWFEMDTILGLSALSTMEVARYLLDTSLWTSMKIAAALVILAILDYAYQVWKAEQDMMMTKEEVREEIKTMQGDPQIVAKRRQVARQLAMSRMANDVPTADVVVTNPTELAIALKYDPYEMSAPVVVAKGAGNVAQRIRRLALENHIPVVERKELARALYKEAEIGYPVPADRYAAVAEVLRYVYELQGKQMPTMEDLERADRERGRAA; encoded by the coding sequence ATGGCAGATCAAGAAAAAACAGAAGAAGCAACCCAGCATCGCCGCGAGCAAGCGCGCGAGAAGGGTCAGGTGCCCAAGAGCCAGGACCTGGTATCCGCTGTGATGCTGGCCGTCGCACTGGGTTCGCTCATGTTTTTCGGTCGCGACCTGGTCGACTTTCTGGGGCAACTGACCCGCGATGAACTCGGCTCCGTGCCACCGTTGAACCCTTCCGACCTGTGGGCCACCAATCATACGGCTACCGTGTTTTGGCGACTGGCCATGGTCATGCTGCCGATTCTGGCGGTGCTGTTCTTGGCGGCGGTCGGGATCAATATGATGCAGTCCGGGGTGATGTTCCTGCCCGATAAGCTGGGCTTCGATTGGAACCGCGTGAACCCGGCTTCTGGCATTCAGCGGATGTTGTCCCTGACAAACTTGATGAAGTTGATCTTCGGGATTGGCAAAGTCCTGATCATCTCGATTGTTGCCGGTGTGACACTTTGGTTTGAAATGGATACCATCCTCGGGCTCTCAGCGTTGAGCACGATGGAGGTGGCTCGGTACCTGCTTGATACGTCGCTGTGGACCTCAATGAAGATCGCCGCCGCGTTGGTGATTTTGGCCATCCTCGACTATGCCTACCAGGTCTGGAAGGCCGAGCAAGATATGATGATGACCAAAGAAGAGGTCCGCGAGGAAATCAAAACCATGCAAGGCGATCCGCAGATCGTCGCCAAGCGTCGCCAGGTAGCTCGACAATTGGCGATGAGCCGCATGGCGAACGATGTCCCTACGGCGGATGTTGTCGTCACCAACCCAACCGAACTGGCAATTGCCCTCAAATACGATCCCTACGAGATGTCGGCCCCAGTGGTCGTGGCGAAGGGGGCAGGCAACGTTGCTCAGCGCATTCGACGGCTGGCCCTGGAAAATCATATCCCCGTCGTCGAGCGCAAAGAGCTGGCTCGTGCCCTCTACAAAGAAGCCGAGATCGGTTACCCGGTTCCCGCCGATCGTTACGCAGCGGTCGCCGAAGTGCTGCGTTACGTCTACGAACTGCAAGGCAAGCAGATGCCGACGATGGAAGATCTGGAACGAGCCGATCGAGAGCGGGGCAGGGCAGCGTAG
- a CDS encoding flagellar biosynthetic protein FliR yields MELLRYLEPNLEQLLIFAAIVTRIGGLVATAPVLGANYAPVQVKSFLAVAISLMLTPVFWDYDFPEPGNAANLIIVMGSELIIGLSLGLGIKILFAGVQMTGQLLGQIGGLSIADVFNPAFDDNVPMLAVIFDLVVLAVFLVIGGHRFLMSALLHTFAEIPPGVAAIDVQLVHVIRETLANSLILGVQAAAPGTVALLVGVLVMGVISRTLPQLNLMAIGFSMNTMLLMAFVMLTIGSVVWIFQGSVEPTVDNIRSMFHRSIETAQN; encoded by the coding sequence ATGGAACTGCTTCGGTACTTGGAACCGAACCTCGAGCAACTGCTGATCTTCGCGGCGATCGTGACGCGAATCGGCGGACTCGTGGCTACGGCTCCGGTGCTAGGAGCGAACTACGCCCCGGTTCAGGTTAAATCGTTTCTAGCGGTCGCCATTTCGCTGATGCTGACGCCTGTCTTTTGGGACTACGACTTCCCCGAGCCTGGCAACGCGGCGAACCTGATCATCGTGATGGGATCCGAATTGATCATTGGCCTATCGCTTGGGCTGGGGATCAAAATCTTATTTGCCGGCGTGCAGATGACGGGGCAACTATTGGGGCAGATCGGTGGTCTCTCGATTGCCGACGTCTTCAATCCGGCCTTCGACGATAATGTCCCTATGCTGGCGGTCATCTTCGACCTGGTTGTGCTGGCCGTGTTCCTGGTCATTGGTGGCCATCGTTTTCTGATGTCAGCCCTGCTGCACACGTTCGCCGAGATACCACCAGGCGTTGCCGCTATCGATGTGCAATTGGTGCATGTCATTCGTGAAACCCTGGCCAATTCGCTGATCTTGGGCGTTCAGGCAGCTGCCCCAGGTACGGTGGCGCTGTTGGTTGGCGTGTTGGTGATGGGTGTGATCAGCCGTACGCTCCCGCAATTGAACTTGATGGCCATTGGTTTCAGTATGAACACGATGCTATTGATGGCCTTTGTCATGCTGACCATCGGCAGTGTCGTGTGGATCTTCCAAGGTTCGGTTGAACCGACCGTCGATAACATTCGATCCATGTTTCATCGCTCAATCGAAACGGCCCAGAATTAG
- a CDS encoding OmpA/MotB family protein: MDDEDDAGGIPEWVVTFGDMMSLLLTFFIMLVSMSEIKKEEQYQALVESFRRQFGHDSSMESVIAGNAKPRNSNLAKLATMGRAKRFSTHAGGDKVKAPVGDSPQVRIIRPGSKTAVGTVVYFPEDSAKLDQTAIEALQAQSLEFGGKPQKIEIRGHTSLRPLPPNSPYKTHWDLAYARCMAVREYLVSLGIDERRIRVSVAGKNEPFHIGTDPLLLKQNPRVEVFLLDEVIDDLVGTAQEQANRRAPPIEAPGN, from the coding sequence ATGGACGATGAAGACGATGCTGGCGGTATCCCTGAATGGGTCGTAACCTTCGGCGATATGATGTCCCTGTTGCTGACCTTCTTCATCATGCTCGTTTCGATGAGCGAGATTAAGAAGGAAGAGCAGTATCAGGCACTCGTCGAGTCGTTTCGCCGGCAGTTCGGTCACGACAGCTCCATGGAAAGCGTGATCGCTGGAAACGCGAAGCCGCGCAATTCTAACCTGGCCAAGCTGGCGACGATGGGGCGTGCCAAGCGTTTCTCGACCCATGCTGGCGGTGACAAAGTCAAAGCTCCGGTTGGCGATAGCCCGCAAGTTCGGATTATCCGGCCTGGATCGAAAACCGCAGTTGGAACGGTTGTCTACTTCCCCGAAGACAGCGCGAAGCTTGACCAGACAGCCATCGAAGCGCTTCAGGCCCAAAGCTTGGAATTCGGTGGGAAACCACAAAAGATCGAGATTCGCGGCCATACTTCGCTCCGGCCGCTTCCTCCGAATAGTCCCTACAAAACGCACTGGGACCTGGCCTATGCCCGTTGTATGGCCGTTAGGGAGTATCTTGTGTCGCTGGGTATCGACGAACGACGCATTCGTGTCTCGGTAGCCGGGAAAAACGAGCCGTTTCATATTGGGACCGACCCGCTGCTGTTGAAGCAAAACCCGCGTGTCGAAGTGTTTCTGCTGGATGAAGTGATCGACGATCTGGTCGGTACGGCCCAGGAGCAAGCCAATCGGCGGGCCCCTCCGATAGAGGCACCAGGAAACTAG
- the fliQ gene encoding flagellar biosynthesis protein FliQ: MNAQTTIDLTRQAMMMCLMIGAPVLVVGMVVGLLIGFLQALTQVQDQTVSFVPKILAMAVALAFTLPWLFQKLAGYTVELFSNIPDRIAGG, translated from the coding sequence ATGAATGCGCAAACGACAATTGATCTTACGCGACAGGCCATGATGATGTGCCTGATGATTGGTGCCCCGGTACTGGTGGTGGGCATGGTCGTCGGTCTGTTGATTGGTTTCCTGCAAGCGTTGACGCAGGTTCAGGATCAAACGGTCTCGTTCGTTCCCAAGATTCTGGCGATGGCCGTCGCGTTGGCGTTTACGCTTCCATGGCTCTTTCAGAAACTCGCCGGCTACACGGTCGAGTTGTTCAGCAATATACCCGACCGGATCGCTGGTGGTTGA
- a CDS encoding FliO/MopB family protein, translating into MRNGILAASVLAMTWIVVAHDAMANDYSGSQVPPNQPLQIQNEAPPAMPPLAQALHVEAVPEVGGNMANPAVAQPAAAVEPLKLPPPSKAKDEGVSMPVFNFQGNQTASIAASLFVVVGLFLMFAWVGKKNMKPGGGRLSKEIIQVLGKSQLSGKQQLELVRVGQKLLLLCVTPNSVETLTEITDPSEVERLLTIVRQDSPGSMTATFQDVLSQMGHKPARGFLEA; encoded by the coding sequence ATGCGGAACGGAATCCTTGCTGCGAGCGTGTTGGCAATGACTTGGATCGTGGTTGCACACGATGCGATGGCCAACGACTACTCGGGCTCGCAAGTGCCACCCAATCAGCCGCTGCAGATCCAAAACGAAGCTCCACCCGCCATGCCTCCGCTGGCTCAAGCACTGCATGTTGAAGCGGTGCCGGAAGTAGGCGGCAACATGGCTAATCCTGCCGTCGCTCAGCCTGCGGCAGCAGTCGAGCCGCTGAAGCTTCCGCCCCCGAGCAAGGCTAAGGACGAAGGCGTCTCAATGCCGGTCTTCAACTTCCAAGGCAATCAAACGGCCAGCATCGCTGCGAGCCTGTTCGTAGTGGTCGGCTTGTTTCTGATGTTTGCCTGGGTCGGTAAGAAGAATATGAAACCAGGCGGCGGCCGGCTTTCCAAAGAGATTATCCAGGTTCTGGGTAAGAGCCAACTCAGTGGTAAGCAGCAGTTGGAATTGGTTCGCGTCGGTCAGAAGCTCCTGCTCTTGTGCGTTACGCCCAACAGCGTCGAAACACTGACCGAGATCACCGATCCTAGCGAAGTCGAACGCCTGCTGACGATTGTTCGTCAAGATTCACCCGGCAGCATGACGGCCACGTTCCAAGATGTGCTGAGCCAAATGGGACACAAGCCAGCACGTGGATTCCTGGAGGCCTAG
- a CDS encoding motility protein A yields the protein MDIASVVGLLAAMGLILVAILIAPGSSLMAFVDVPSLLVVCGGALAACMIAFPLKSMLGMPMSLKVVFLNKATDYGALIKQIVSLAETARRDGLLALENRVSEIDNPFIITGIQMAVDGTRPDAIEDIMRTEMDAVATRHRDAKAVSDQMGRFAPAYGMIGTLLGLIIMLGNMSDPSSIGSGMAVALLTTLYGAIVSNVFFLPFSEKLGFLNKQELLGMEIVIRGIMAIQSGENPRVIEQKLRTFLPPSVRAKLDAEK from the coding sequence ATGGATATCGCATCCGTCGTCGGACTTTTGGCTGCGATGGGACTGATTCTCGTAGCCATTTTGATCGCGCCAGGTTCATCCCTGATGGCGTTCGTCGACGTACCGTCGTTACTGGTGGTTTGCGGCGGGGCGTTGGCCGCGTGCATGATCGCATTTCCGCTGAAATCGATGCTCGGGATGCCCATGTCGCTCAAAGTTGTCTTTCTAAACAAGGCAACCGACTACGGTGCACTGATCAAGCAAATCGTCAGCCTGGCTGAAACGGCTCGTCGCGATGGCCTTCTCGCTTTAGAGAACCGGGTGAGCGAAATCGATAACCCGTTCATCATCACAGGTATTCAAATGGCCGTGGACGGCACTCGTCCGGATGCCATCGAAGATATCATGCGAACCGAAATGGATGCCGTGGCGACGCGGCACCGGGATGCCAAGGCCGTTTCTGACCAGATGGGGCGATTCGCTCCGGCTTACGGAATGATCGGAACGCTGCTCGGGCTGATCATCATGCTCGGCAATATGAGCGATCCCAGCTCGATTGGTTCTGGTATGGCTGTCGCGTTGTTAACGACGCTTTACGGTGCCATTGTCTCGAATGTCTTTTTTCTGCCGTTTTCCGAGAAGTTAGGCTTCCTGAACAAGCAGGAACTGCTCGGGATGGAAATTGTCATTCGCGGCATCATGGCGATTCAATCCGGCGAGAATCCACGAGTCATCGAACAAAAGCTACGCACGTTTCTGCCGCCGTCGGTTCGCGCTAAGCTCGACGCCGAGAAATAA